ACAGATGAGGAACTGCTCGTCCTCATTCAAGAGGTATTTATCCCTGTAGGTTTTACTCGGTTTCGTTTGACTGGTGGGGAACCTTTACTGCGTCCTCATGTGGTGGAATTAGTCAAAGCGATCGCATCTTTTCCCCAAACCCAAGACTTGTCCATGACAACCAACGGCTTTTTATTAGCTCCCATCGCCCAAAATCTCTACGATGCTGGGTTGCGGCGCATCAATATTAGCCTAGACTCTCTGGAACCAGAAGTATTCGATCAAATTATCGGCAATCGCGGCCGTGGAAAGTGGCAACAAGTATGGGATGGGATTCAAGCTGCTTATCGCGTCGGCTTCGACCCCCTGAAGCTGAATGTAGTGGTAATTCCTGGGGTTAACGATGGTGAAGTGCTAGATTTAGCTGCTCTCACTCTTGACCGCAACTGGCACATCCGGTTTATTGAATTTATGCCGATTGGTAACGGCGAATTATTTGGCGATCGCGGTTGGGTTTCTTCCGCACAATTACGTCAACAAATCCGCGATCGCTGGGGGTTGACAGATGCTCAAGTTCGTGGTGCTGGGCCTGCTGATGTATTTCAGATTCCTGGTGCGAAGGGAACATTAGGATTTATCAGTCAGATGTCCGAGTGTTTTTGCGATCGCTGTAACCGGATGCGTTTAAGCGCCGATGGTTGGCTGCGTCCTTGCTTATTGAATGAAACTGGTCAAATTGATTTAAAAACTGCTCTCCGGGCTGGTATCAGCACCGCACAATTACAAGAGCAAGTGAGAAATTTGTTGATGATGAAGCCAGAAATTAACTTTAAACAACGCGAATCTGGCACTGCGGGTACTTATACCCGAACTATGTCGCAAATTGGCGGGTAGTCAATAGCCATTTGTCCTTTGTAAATAACCAAGGACAAATGACTGAGGACAAATAACTATTACGCTTGTCGTGAGTAGTATTCCACCACGAGCAGTTCGTTAACTTGTAGAGCCACCCATTCTCGCTCAATAATACCGTTGACTTTACCAACCAGCTTGTTTTTGTCAAATTCCAGATGGCTGGGAAGGTTAGCTAGTCCAGGATATTGGAGGTTGGTTTCTACCAACTTCCGCGATGCTTCTTTATCCTTGACAGCGATGACTTCACCAGGACGGCACTGATAGCTAGCAATATTAACTACACGTCCATTCACAGTGATATGACCGTGATTGACGAGTTGACGCGCTGCGGGAATAGTCGGAGCTAAACCCAAGCGGAAAACTGTATTATCCAGGCGCATTTCCAGTAATTGCAACAGCGCTTGTCCGGTAGAACCAGTAACACGTCTGGCTTTACGGACATAGCGTAGCAGTTGCTTTTCGGTCAAACCGTAGTTTAAGCGCAGCTTTTGCTTTTCTTCCAGACGGATAGCATACTCAGAACGCTTTTTACGGTTCTGACCATGCTGACCAGGTGGATAAGCGCGTCTAGCGCTTTTACGAGTTAATCCTGGTAAGTCGCCCAAGCGACGTACAATTCTGAGGCGAGGCCCTCTATATCGGGACATGTGTTTCCTTAATCTATTCCTGTTTCAACTTTACCCAGACATTCCATTATAAATATCTGGAAAACATAATTTCCAGATATTATCAATTTCATTATGAGAATTTTGTGCTAATGCCAAAAGGCAGTGGCAATTAAAACACTTTCATCATTATGTCTTAAAAGTGTACAGGAGAGAAGGAGCAGGGGGAGATGAAGGAGTGTGGGGAGTGTGGGAGGATGAGGTGAGACCAGCGCTGCGGGAGGGTTTCCAACGCCACTTGCTTCAAGTCGGGGAACCCGCCCAACGCAGTGGCTCCTCCGCAGGCGACTGGCGTTCCCCGTAGGGGTTCTCGAAGAGTACCCGAAGGGGAGAGATGAACAAATAACCAATGACTCTGGACTCTTGACTATTGACCTTGTTGAATTTTGAATTGCTTGAGTTATCCTCGAATGTGCAGCTACAATTGCCTAGATCGAGAAGTATTGATTGCACTTATTGAGTTAGCATAGCCTTGGGTGTTTGGAGAACGGCAAAGTTAAGGAGTTAAAATCAATGAGCAAAAAAGGCGGTTCTGACTATAGAATGTTGTCTGCTAAAGCTGTTAAGGTGACAGTGCCAGTTTTAGCGATCGCAGGATGGTTAGCCACAATGGTTCCCAGTATGGCTATCACCGCCTCCTACAGCACCAATGATTACCGTGCCTGTGCTGGTCAGCTTTTACGGGTAAATATTAATGCGAACTCTGCATCACAAGCTTGTGCAGGGGCACTCCGTCCACGGGATTTATCTTCCTGTGTAGTTTCTATCAGCAGGCAAACACAAATCAGTGCTGTAGATGCTCTCACTACCTGTAGACAGGCTCGACGCCCTGAAGATTTAGCTAAATGTGTAGTTGGTATTAGCCTTTATCCGAGTAAAGAAGCGGCTAACCCAGCAATTTTAAATTACTGCGGTCGGAGTTTATTACCCGTCCGCTTTGGTCAGTGTGTGGTAGGCTTGCGAAGTGAAATTAAGTTTGCGCTCAATCAAGCATTAGATACTTGTATTAGCGGCAGCGATACAGTTAGTAACTTGTTTACACCTTCGGCTCTACCGCAAGTCCCCGCAGGAGCCTCAGAATTTCGCCCTACTTTTGAAACAACTCCAATTCCTACACAACCGTAATTGAAAGTCTCATGCAGAGAGCAGGGGAGCCACTGCGGTCTTGGGGTTTCCCCAAGTGGAGCAAGTGGCGTAGCAGGGGGATGAGGGCAGGAAGAAATAACTCTCATCCTTGGCTCTCGACTTTTTACCCGATCTATCAGTCTTCTTTTTTACCAAATACCAACTGTAAAATCATGGGGATACCACCTTCTTGGTGATATCTATCTGCCCAAGCACGGAGTACTTCATCCAACTCTTCCATTGCCTGCTCAAAGCGTTCTGGAGGAATATCCAGTTCTTCTAAGGCTCGCATGGAATTTGGCCGCCGTTCTGCCCAATCTTTCATGAGTCGGAAATACCGAGCTGTATCTTCGACCATGATATAGGTGCGCTCTTGGTCGTCTGCTGGCGCATAGAAAGGACGGGTAAGCGCGTAGAAAGGCATACCCCAAGGAGAATCAATGCGTGTCACCGTACCAGAGTAGAGCACACGGCGCTTGATATGCTCCGCTAAAGCTTCACTCAAGGGCATCTGATGTTCAGTCGGCAGATCCTCCTGCGATCGCTTGTGCAAAAATTCAATTAACTCTAAAAACTCAAAAGAGGTAATTAACTGGGCATCCGGCAGATTACTAGGTAGTTTCTGTTCAATTTGCCTTTTTTCTTCGCTTGTCAGACTTGTGCCAGGAATGCGCGATTTCCCTGGACGCCAAGGATATTTTTCCATCCAAACATAAGGCAATTGAATCAGATAGCGAGGCTCCTGAGAACCCAGCATTTTCAGCAATTTACCTTCAGTCAGGGCTTGTCTGACCTCTTCTACAATGATTTTGACCCGCTTCGGCTCCAAGTGGTGCAAATGACCTGTCATTCGCAAGTTTTGCCCCTGCTCTAGATAGGTCATGTAAATTGCACATTTGGCAGCCGTAGCTGCTGCATCTAAGAATGCCCCATGCCTGTGCCCACTCGTCCGCATGGCACTAAAAGCCAGATAAAGCATGATCTGATCCATCGCACTGGGGCCGAGACGTTTGATCAGATCTATGTCGTTACTCATATAACAGACAGTTAAATAGCACGTTTACAAATTTATTAGCCGTAGGAAAGTAAGTAGTATACACCCGACTGAAGGCAATATTGTCACTCCAGATTATTTATTATGCTTCAAGTATGAGGTTGTTGGTAGTCAAAATTATGAATTTCCGCGTAATTTCTGGCACATAGTTCGGAAAAAGTGTTTTTACTGTATTTTATCTAACGCATTACCGTAATATTACGGTTATAGTTTACGCTGTGATCTCGATTTTGGGGCTACAAGAGTAGAATTCGATCGAACTGTACTTTCATAGATTGTATTAAAAAGCTCCTGCTGGCTTAAATGATATCTGGATATCACTTTGTATTTATTTTATACTTAGAGATTATAATAAAGAGATTACAAAGGATTTGCTGAAACTATAAACTAGACATAATTAGTTACTAGTGAACTCTACCGCGGAATTCGTAACGGCAGAAAATCCCTCAGTAGTCAGCAACAAAAGTTTGAGTCATCAGCAATTAAAACTCGTTTTCTCTTGATGATTTCATCTGAAAAAATCTAAGCATTGGAAGCCACTGCTCAGAATTTTATATGTGTCTATGCAGTTCAAAAAGTTTTTAGGCAACTAAGACACAAAGTGTTTTATGAGTTTTTTCTATATTCCGTAAGTGTATCATTCTTTTGTGGTTAATTTGATTATATTAATGTATTTTTAATTTATTTTAAGTTAATTATTTAATTTTTCTATATAAAGAGTAAAATAAATATGTATTGATATATTTGTAACAACAATTAGGTAAAACGCTGATACAAATTACTGCAATCGTTGCTAGAACCTACTTCATTTGTGCCTTTTATCCTATGGTTGTTTGTTGGTAGTTACTAGTAAATTAAATGATGCATAGTGGTTTTAGGCACAAATTCTTCGTAGTACCAATTTTATATGGAGTTGCACATTCACACCTTCAGGCTAGAAGCCTTGTAATTAACCATATCGTTAAAATCTCTGGCTTCGTGTTTACCCCACTTTGGAATTAATTCCAAAGCTAAGAGCTACTATCTACTGAAGTAGACTGGCTAATAATTTACATCTTGATATCGAAATGGTATTAGGAACAATCTTCCCTAGCGATCTATATTATTTTTGTCAATTGGTATTAGTCTCAGGAGTTATAATAAAAGCTAAAATTTAACAATAAATGTAAGCAATTTAAAAAAAAGACTAGATTGCTATATAGGTAATTAATAAAAAGTTAAAAGTTAAAACAGAAATAGCTAATTCCTAATTTTAACTTTTAACTATGTTGATTTAAGCTGGCTGTTAGTGCAAATTCAATTTGCTGAATTAGAAGAATTAAGCTGATTTCGCACTTTATCAAAGCTAAAAGCTGCTGCGCCAAACGTTACTAGCAGCACTCCCAAAATTTGCACAAACTCTAAGTTTTCTTGAATCAGTAAACCAGCAAAAATCACAGTTAAGAACGGGACGCTTGCACCGATAATTGCCGAGCGTGGCGCACCTAATTTGCGAATGCCAACATTATTGAATACGTAACCCAATAGAGTCAGTACGCCCAAAATAAAAGCACTTAAAATAATTTCCAACAACTTAGACGGTTCAAATATTAAGCCCAACTCGCTGGGTACAGGTATCAGCAAACCGATGAAGCTTAACAGCAACATGGTAGCGAAGTTAATCACAGTAAAAGACACGGGATGTAGTTTGCTAGCACAAATTCGTGTGAGAACGACGTAAAAAGCAAAAGCTACTCCTGAAAAAATTGCTGTAATACTTCCGAGGGGAACATTACCGAGAGCAATGCTGGTAGCACCAGCCAATATCAGTAACTCGCCGCAGAAAACACCACCAATAGCAGCAGTGCGGAATCCGCTAGGACGATCGCGGAATAAAAACCAAGATAATAAACCGCTAATTACTGGATAAATAAAGAAAAGTGCGATCGCCATTCCAGTTGTGACTTGCCCGATCGCAATATAAATCAGCACTTGAGATAAAAACAAAAAGCATCCGCTAGCGATCGACAACTGCAAAATCTTTCGTGTCTTGTTATTGCTAGGAGAAGAACTTCCGCGTACTGAGCTAAAGAGTGTTTGTAAGTCTTCCCACACTCGTGGATGCATCATCGGCGCTAATAACAACATCAGCGGTACAACTACCAGTAACCGCAGCATCAAAATTAATAGCGTATTGCCTAAAGTTGGTAAAAGCAGACGCTCTACTTCAACTACGCCCAGAATCGCAGAACCTTGGTGAAAAATCACCTTAATAGCTACGTTGTAAAGCGATGACACCACCGCTGACAACACAATTAGCACAAAACCTATCTGAATAGACGATAAGCTGGATGAGCTAGGTAAACCTAGTGATGGGGGAGCTATTCCCTGGTTGCGCGATGGAACAGGCTCCGGTGTAGTTTCGCTTTCTGATAAATCTGGGGATAAGACAGAAATTGGCTCATCAGAATTATTCCTGACTGGCGGGGGTGTGGCTTCTGGTAACGGAAAAGCAGGCTCCGGTGTAGTTTCACTCTCTGACAGGTCTTGAGAAATTACAGAACTTGGCTCAGGATAGTTTCTCCTAAATGGTGGGTATGTGACTTCAGTGGTTGGTAAAGTAGGCTCCGGCTTAGTTCCGTTCTCTGACCAATTCGGGGAAATGACAGAACTTGGTTCGGTGAAATTTTCCCTTTCTGGCAGAAGTGTTGTTTCCGGTGGTGTTGCTACACTCTCCGACTGTAAAGTAGTTTGGCTCTGTGAAATTGTAACTGGCTGAGTAGCTTGGCTAATTGTCTGTCCTGACTGCGGAGAATCCCAAGAATTATTTTGTTGCTCTTGTGGTAGTTGCAAAACCGTGGGTAGTGAAACTTTTGCTTCTGGCTGCTCAGATAATTGCAACACAGTAGGCGGCGATACTTGTACGGCTTTTCGAGGAATTTCGACAATTGTTTTTTCTAGATCTTGCAACCGATTGATTAACTCCGCAACGATTGCTTCCCCCTGCTGTTGTTGATTTTGCATCCGAGACAACTGTTGGGAAAGATTGCTTTGATAGTTCTTTAGCTCTTGTTGCAGCGAACTAAAGGTGATGGTGAGCGTATCATCTAAGGAACCAAGCAGTTTTTCTACATTCTCATTGTTTTGTTCTGAGGCTAATTTTTCTCTTTCGTCGGATTTGCTCTCGATTGCTTGGTTAGCTAAACTCGTCAGCGAAGATTGCAGTTGCGAAGAGATGTGCTTTGCCAAAGCTTCTGCTAACTGACGGATTAATACCTGCTGCTCGGTGATTTGACGCGCCTGTTGTAACTGTTCTTTTTCATCAAGCAGTCGTTGAATGTCTTCACTTAAACGATTTTTTTCTGCTTGAAGCCGCTTTACTTCTTCCTGTAACGACCTCAAAACGTGCTGCTGAAGATTTTCTAAGTCCTCAACAACCGCCCAAAGAGCATTTTCTGCTGCTCTGGACAAATCGCCTCTAACTCGCGGGTTGTCTGGTTGCTTTTCAAATCGCCCCATTCGCTTTTAACCTCTAACACCTTGACGATAAAGCTGCTTCCCGTATAACTGCTTGGCGTTCA
The genomic region above belongs to Calothrix sp. NIES-2098 and contains:
- a CDS encoding molybdenum cofactor biosynthesis protein A, with amino-acid sequence MPEGAEIDYILKQQLLTDEELLVLIQEVFIPVGFTRFRLTGGEPLLRPHVVELVKAIASFPQTQDLSMTTNGFLLAPIAQNLYDAGLRRINISLDSLEPEVFDQIIGNRGRGKWQQVWDGIQAAYRVGFDPLKLNVVVIPGVNDGEVLDLAALTLDRNWHIRFIEFMPIGNGELFGDRGWVSSAQLRQQIRDRWGLTDAQVRGAGPADVFQIPGAKGTLGFISQMSECFCDRCNRMRLSADGWLRPCLLNETGQIDLKTALRAGISTAQLQEQVRNLLMMKPEINFKQRESGTAGTYTRTMSQIGG
- the rpsD gene encoding 30S ribosomal protein S4; amino-acid sequence: MSRYRGPRLRIVRRLGDLPGLTRKSARRAYPPGQHGQNRKKRSEYAIRLEEKQKLRLNYGLTEKQLLRYVRKARRVTGSTGQALLQLLEMRLDNTVFRLGLAPTIPAARQLVNHGHITVNGRVVNIASYQCRPGEVIAVKDKEASRKLVETNLQYPGLANLPSHLEFDKNKLVGKVNGIIEREWVALQVNELLVVEYYSRQA
- a CDS encoding heterocyst differentiation control protein, translating into MSNDIDLIKRLGPSAMDQIMLYLAFSAMRTSGHRHGAFLDAAATAAKCAIYMTYLEQGQNLRMTGHLHHLEPKRVKIIVEEVRQALTEGKLLKMLGSQEPRYLIQLPYVWMEKYPWRPGKSRIPGTSLTSEEKRQIEQKLPSNLPDAQLITSFEFLELIEFLHKRSQEDLPTEHQMPLSEALAEHIKRRVLYSGTVTRIDSPWGMPFYALTRPFYAPADDQERTYIMVEDTARYFRLMKDWAERRPNSMRALEELDIPPERFEQAMEELDEVLRAWADRYHQEGGIPMILQLVFGKKED